The following is a genomic window from Nymphaea colorata isolate Beijing-Zhang1983 chromosome 3, ASM883128v2, whole genome shotgun sequence.
AAAAGGTCTATACAGTGGAGCACGGAATGGCCTTTCACGCCCTCCGAACCGAAGCTGGCCAGACTCCTTTCTGCCACCAAGGCCACCTCCTGTTAGAAAAAATGTCGTCAGATAGACTTGTTTAAAATACAGGATGAACAAGTAATACCACTTACCTAATCTTCGAGGAATCCATCCAGGCATGAGCTGCTGTCTATTATAATCTACAATTATTTCACTGTCATCAATGATGGTATGGTGGGCATCCTGCATGTTTTCAAACCAAAAAGGAATGGTCAAACTTTTACCTTTCAGGATATCCTAAACCAAGAGAGACCTCCCTACAAATGAATGGTCAAAGTGAGACCCTTCATAAATCTCCCCAAACATCTAACCACCACAAATGCTGTGAATCATAAAGGTATTAAAACTTGCACAAGGAATTATAAAATCAACATCACACGCTTATGATCTCTTCCTCTTAATATCTCCCTGCAACTACTGGAGCATGTAGAAAAGGAAATAGAGGGCAAGAAAAGGAGGCCATGACCAACACCTAACATGTCCCTTGTAGGTGGCTACGGTCAATTTCCAACttcatgcaaaaaataaataaaattttcaagttagAAAGGTCAATATTTAGAAAAGCGACAAGAAGCCAAGTCTATTGAGACGTAAATCAGTACCTCATATGCATGCCGCATTTCCCGCTCTGTCTCATACTCAACAAATGCATAACCACGTGAAGCACCAGTCACTGAATACATCACAAAATACACGAATACCAGAAGATCAGAAAGATTTCACTTAATTTGCCCTGAAACCAAGCAGAGATGAAAACAGTAGCTTTCAGGCAACAAAAAGCATTGGcaattaaataaagaaacagcAGTGAATTCAGCAACAAGAACAAGTTGGTGCGACACATGTTAAACTAGATCTTGTGTTTACATACAGAAGAACTTTATCATGAATCTACGAATATTGATTACAATAAGTTAACCAGATGAATCCTTTCCAATTTTGACCATAAAATATTACACCcgctaacaaaaaaaatcatgaatattGTAATGTCAAGCCTAGAGTCCATATACAGCaacaagacataaaaaaatgGTAGGCACGCCATTTTGTGAGACCCCTCGGAGAATGGGGTATTAGTAAAATTAAGGTGGAAACTGTACAAAATCCAAGTCCTTGTGTATAAATAGGTTCAAAAGTCCATACAGGAAAATCCTGTAGATTCAACAGTAAGATCTAAATCATGAATTTTTATCttccattttaacttttttgtgaTGGAAGCGGCCGTTTGAGACTTAACCTACAAACTACAGCCTAAAAGACCAATTGCTACTAAGAATTTCAAAGATAGAAAATTTGCTGTTTTGCATTATCTTCACCTTATTCAtaataatgaaaaggaaaagaaagagaagtaCCAATGTGCCTAACCAAGCGAAGATTCTTCACCCGCCCATACCTGCTCATTGCCTATGAAAAAGAaactccaaaattcaaaaactcaGTACTGGAGAGGGAGAAATTACTCATAAAAGAGAAGGATCACAATGAAGCAGATTTGAGGCCTTGAGTAAAGAATCTTCTGTGGTGTAAGGGGAAAGCCGACCAACAAAAGTAGTGCAGTAGGGATCACCAATAATCTTTGGGTCCCCATTTGGGTCATCTGCAAAACCAAGAATATAGaattagaacaaaataaaagtatgtgtgtgtgtgtgtgtgtgtgtagaatatagaattagaacaaaataagagagagagagagagagtgtgtgtgagagacTGTGGGGCagggagagagacaaagagagagaaggtggtTTAATATAAAGATAGTGTATTTTCTGCTCACATAGGCCTGCAGAAGAACAAAGGAGGGCCCTGTATGTTGCATTGTCATGAGGGAGGATGTCTGTGCCGTCAATGCTCCCTGTCTGGATGGGATGGTAGGTATCAGCATAGAAGACCGCATTGATGTTGTCACTTGAATGGCTACTACCACCAATGCCACCACCTCGATACTTGCtcatacctctctctctctctctctctctctctctctctctctctctctcacccaacCAACCAACTGCACCGACTATAAAGTAAAATGTAGGAAGGAATCAGGTATTCTTCCAGGCAAACTGGTAAAATAGCTAATCTCCAAATGAGGCCGCTCCTGCCGAGGGGTAACTTAGTTACAAAAGTCTAAAGACCCAAGCAGGAAAGGAAATCAAAAATACAAGTCTgtatataataagaaaaattactAGAAAGTGCCAGAATCAATGAGAGTTGGAACTACTAGAGCATGGGTATCAAATAAGTCATCATGATTATGTTGTTTAAGAGCAATAATTTCTAGTGACTGTTGAGGATACTAAACATCCTTGACACAAATAACTGACAGCAAAACATACAATTAGCAACGCAGATGCTACTTATCAATGTCAACAACGTTTCACTCCTGCCTATCAATTGAAATGGTGGAAGTTGCTTTCCATGACCTGTGACTAAACACTAGAATACTCCTCAGCGAATATTATCAGTTTTACTTTTATCTCTTACTCAACAGTCAACACAACCTTGGCTCTACCAGAAAAACAGAGAATGAAATTAGTACCTGCCTTATGCATGCATATTGTAACTCCCCAAAATAGATAACACAATTGAATCATTGATTTgttatttatcttttatttatgtAGTACCGCTGGATGCTATAAACTATAAATATAAAGCATCTTATTACCACATTTTAGGAAGTGACCACATCCATTCATCCAAAAACAGGAGAATTCATAACTACAGCTTGTCAACCTATAGATCCACACTTCTAAATAAGTGAATGCATCAAAACCCTCCCTACTCCAGAATTTCAACATTTACTGGCACAAATAACTCAACACCTGTTTCTATGCGTTCAATTTCACAACAAGCTAATTACGAACTTCAGAACACAAATAAAAACCCAAAGTAAAAGAACAATCTACCATTGAAATTCATCAAATAAAGACTCCAGAACCAAATTTTCTGCCAAATCCCAACAGAACCTACAGAATAATGAAGATGGCAACTAGAAACAATGTACCAATCACAAACATTCAACACCAACAAAGACCCAAACAAAACAAGGAGAACCAGCTATTAAAATCACCAAACAAAGTTGCCACAAGCTAATTTCACCATCACCAATACAACAGAACGGCCCATTCACCCTAGATCTCCTCAAATATCCCTATCCGATCTGTCTCAAAGACAAACATTACAATATGCATATCTAACAAAAACTACAATTGAACGTCTCTTCAACACAAGTACCAATAAGTTTATAATAAAGTTTAAATGTTTTCTCAAGGTGATTAATCAACTGTGGCTTCATCATTGTTTTTTAGTTGACAAGGTTTGGAAGCATTTCAAATGCATGAAGAAGAACCATGGAGGTATGGACTAGAGAATGGACTGGAACATTATTCGTTCACGGTCGATGTTCTTGGACATGATTATGTAATCCCACCTAAAATTAGAACAGGACGGATTAATGATCGAATTGGAAGCACCAAATTTGATGGCCCACTGGAgaattctttcatttattgaGAAAACTCTTTCTAtcaaaaaacattttcatacaTGTCTACATACACAAATACATGCATCCATACACACATTACATATATACAGTTGAACCATTTTTTCctattatattttcattttgagatCTAGACAGAAAGGGTAGAAAAATAGTTCCAACGAATGGGAGCAGCAGTCTCCAGAGAGCTTTCTGCTAGTTGATGAAGGAATCATGCAATGATTTCCCATAAAGTACCTAGCCATCTTCCAATCACAAAAAAGACTTGACATCTTCTAGAATTACAGGCGGTCCTAAAGGAGGCAACACTTGAGAAAACCAAAAGGTGTTCCAGGAAAGCATAGGATAGACCCATAAGATTCATAAGTTAATCATCATCATATGAGACACCCATGGGCAAGAAACAAGTCAATGACAACGAACAATTTTTACAATGTTCCAAACACCATATAAAGCAACTGAGAAcaatcaaaattcattttggttGGCTTCCTCGTTGctgaaatttcaaatatgagAAGCAGCAGGAATGAAGACCAGCATTACAGCTAAACGAATTAGACTAATGACAGTGAACTTTTACCAGCACTAGCCCTAAAGAAGCCGTTCTTGCTTTGCTATCTCCACAGGACAGAGCCGATAAAGGTTCACAATTGGGTGTCATTCCTTTCCACATCATTAAAGAAACAGGGAAAAAAGAGGAAGATCTTCATGTGATGGACAATGAGGCGGTATGATCAGAAAAAGGTGAAAACTTTGTCCCTAATTGTTAGCTCTTGTTAATCacaaaaaaagcaaacaaatcTCAAAGATCTTCGAGGTGTTTTCATAAGGAGGGAGATGGAGGACTCAGCCTCGGGCAGGAGGACATCGATGAGGCGGGGAACACCTGCCAGCCTGTCCACAATGGGTGACCAGCAGTAGGAGTCATGGGAGAACCATcagccgagagagagagactgaccTGCGAGTGCCGGAGAGAACAGAGGACGCCGGAGGCAGCGCGGGAGAGTGAACGGGAGAGGGGGTTTCCCCGTTAAAATGAACTGCAGGGAAAAGGGTAATTGCGCATtcgggggaagagagagagagagaaaaggggttTTGGGGCggtttaaatgttttttttttaaataaaacgAAAATGTCGTGCCTTAGGCGTATTATGACGTCATATTTTTTGCACATTTATAATTTCTTCCTCTCAGTATCTCCATCTGACAAAATGCGCATctaggaaaaaaagaaaaaaaccaaatggcaaaaatattaaatttgaacCTGTTATCATTCCAGACacgagaaggagaaggaagaggagaagcagCAGACATCTTACAATTTCATGTCCGCCATGCATTAAACCGGTTTGCTGGCACCAATTTCATGCAAAGTTGACTGCCATATGATAAAATTGATGTACTAATTGACGTTGGGAGTTTCTTGTTCATGATGTTGATGAAGCTTGAGACTGTGTGACGTGAATAATCTAGAGTCCTATTTCTGTCGTCTTGGATCCAAAGCATGCCATATAAAGCCAGATCTTTCTAAGAATTGAAGCATTGTCGTGGCGTGAGTCCTTCAAACTCTCCATAAGATCCTCCCTTTCGATAATGTTCATCACGATCATATTACGTGATGGCCATGTTCGTGCGCGGTTGGAGTTTTCAACTGGATTTGGCTGCCAACTGTTGTGACCTTATTCAATTCTCTAAGTTTGGAGACAGCTAAATCCCCCTCTTTGAACTAACAATATGGTTAATCTGGACATGGTTCGAGTGAAGATCTGGACCTGATTAGCTTTTCTATATGCATGGCCGGATGAATGTTACAGACCATCATCTCGAAAATTGTCAagattttgtgaaaaatgtcttgAGCAGAACATGCAGCAAAGACATATGTATCGAATTCATTCATACATACATTAATGTTTGACCCTGACGTAAAAATGATCTTGGCACTGTTTTCTGGCTCAAGTTAGTTGCCTCTGTATGTTTTTCATGCATCATATAAACCTTGGATGGACGTAATTAGTAAAAAACAGGCCTTTTTTGATACGTTGGAAGcttattccttcttcttcttgcacTTGTTCATTCCCCCCAACTTAGAAGTACTGGACCAAACTTCTGAACCTGGATTCGAGATCCAGAAATTTGATCTAATTCTTCCAGCCTCATAAGAATTAGAGGCCCCATTAAAACAGTATTGAAGAGCTTAAACCCATGCTTGACCACAAAATTGATTCAGAATGATCTATCTGGTTGGTCAAAACCAGATCCTGCGCATTATATCACATATATGAACAAGAACTTTTTGTTCCGAGGGGAGTTGCAGAACGATGTATGTGACAAGGCCTCTCTCCTTCTATAAGAGATCTGCATCTGCATTGTCCCTTCCCCCTCCAGAGGGGCCTCACTCTGGATATCTCCTCATACAGGGCCAGGATGGACAAGATTACAACCGGTGCAGCTGCTTTGGGATGCCCAGGGACACAAGGTACAAGTCTCTTCCACTGCCTCAGGACAGGGTGCTCACAGTTCGCCATTTTGAACACAGAGGAGGGCATGAAATTGTAGTTCACACTGATGAGACAATCTTCATCCCGGTTCCTGGTCAGCCCTTGTCATCAAATCTCTACTATGTTGTTAGAGCAGATGGTGAACGTATGGGGTACTATTTCTTCTCATCCGTAATGTTTCTCAATATGTTAGTTTTTCGTTTATCTATGATCGTATTGATGTTGAAGATAATTAAAAACTAGATATTTCTGCGCTACCAACgatcaaaatgaaatttctaCCAAACTGCCAATAATGGAGACATCAAATGTTTCCCGGTTGTACTAGCAGAGAGATACATACATATTTTCATCTGGAACTTGGATATGTATacaactatacatatatatgctgCTTGATATTTTGAGGTCTTCATGGTTGGAAGTTTAGGTGAGAATATAAAGAAGGCAGGGAAGACTATTCACATATTCCATCTCTAACAATTTCAACAGATACAGTTACTGGAGGAAAACCTGAGGCAGATTTTTCAGAATGATAATTGAAATCcggacttttctttttctttatcttccCCACTATAGAAAAACTTTGGTAGTTCATGAAATTGCAAGTAAAATGCAGAACCCCGCGCAATAACTCATCATTGAACATGGACAGGATAATATTTTAAGACAGGATCACAACAACGACTCGTCTTTAGAGAAAAGTACTCGTTGAACTAAGAAAAAGGACAAGATAAAAGTTGAAAAGATGGAGGCACATAAGTGGCAATGGTGGTTGAGATGTTAAATTCGTTCAACTGTCCTGCTTCCCCTTGCTCATCACTAATAAATGGATGAAACTTCAGGCTTGTAAGCACCTGTTCCAGCGAGGAGGACGTATGTTCATGCCAATGCAGATGCATAAAGGATGTGGCTCCCCAACGCCTTGACTCCAGAAACAGGTACCAGAGAATGAAGGTAACAAATCGCTCCGGCAGCTTCGTGATTGGATCCGCTGCATCAGACGGGATTCCACCCCAGTTCCTGAGAAGAGCCGGATGGGCCATGTACAAATCCGAACTCCTGCCGCCGTTTCCAAAGATTCCCGAAGCACAAGGCCTCAATGCTGCTCTAAGATCAAAGCTGCCCAAATTTGATTTCGACGTATCAAAGAAGCGGTCGGAACCGGTTGTTGTGGGAGAATGGTACTGCCCATTCATATTCATAAGAGAATTTGGTGGCTTGGACCACCCCAAGGCACAGATGGAACAGAGCTTTCTGTACAGGATGAGTCTTGAGCAACAGTGGGAAGAGATCTTCAGTGTAGAAGCGGCCACAGACCAAGACCAAGCGGAGAGTGTGGCCGTGGGGACGGTGGTGGCAAGGGAAGAGGCGCTAATTGGTGGTCGAGCAGAAATTCATGAGGAATGGAAAGTGGAAGATGGGATGATGGTGCTGAGAGCGAAGAACGTGAAGGAGGGGCTGGTTGGTGTTGGCTTGAGCGTGGAGATTGCACAGAAAATGGTGGAGGATCAAAGGAAAGGTCCAAGTGATGTTGTGGATGTGAGGGTGGACAGGGTGTTTCAGTCAAGGAAGAAGCCATGGAAGAGATTTGGGTGCTACGTTTTGGTGGAGAGATACGTGCTCAGAAGGATGAATGGGGAAGTGGTGCTCACCTACAGTTTCAGGCATACAAATCGTATTCAGCCTAAGTGGGAGTAATATCATCTACGGTTTAATGATACACCAAGCACCTATTGATTTATTATTAAAGGCTTTTGCGGTTCTTTCTCTCTACCGACAGAGTTGAATACAATGTTATAATTCCGTTCTGTACAACTTGTTTGGCGATGTTGTATTCAAACTaagttgaactttttttttgctgGTTGCTTTTAATGCATTTGTGCTTCTTGTCTGTGTGCGCCTGCATCTTGGATCCAATAAGTCTCATTTACAAGTTTACTGATACTCCAATATCCTAACATTTTAAGTTCTTGGGAGAATTAGCCGTTGAATTCCCATATTTTGACATATAAACGAGATTCCATGACATTTCAGAGCTCAACAATTACTAAAGACTATAATTGATATTTGAACAAAATAAGCTACAAATATTTCCTCAAAATATTGctgaagaaaattttgttttttgggtcCGGAAGCAGCGGCAACTGCAAGACATCCTAGGCTCCCGGCTATGGTTTTCCCGAGACGAGATTTTGTGATTCCGATTCATTTGGTTCGAGTCTACGGAAAAGGGTGGCGCACTCTCGTTTAAATTAATCAAATATGAACCGCTTGGAAGTTAGAACTACGATCGGATATCAATCTTGATGAGGACAGACTCGAACCGTTTTGTACCTGCCCTTGTCGTCACCTTCGTCTTCCCTTCGTCTTCCCTTCCGCACTAAGTTTGCTGCTTTCTTCTGCAACCTCTCATTCTCTCctctatagagagagagagatggcggATGGGGGAGGAACGATCTCGGAGGTGTATCAGGCGTCGAGGAGGAGGCTGCTTAGGGCGAGGGGGGACGTGGAGAGGGTGGAGAGGGCCGGCGGGGATGTCACGTCGTCGGAGTTCGTATCGTCTCTCCGGCGGGAGCTGGCGGAGATCGGATCCATGTGCGGACAGATGGACCGACTCTGGCGCTCCGTCGCTGCCAAGCCCCAGAGGGATCTCTGGAAGAGGTACAATTTTTCCCCCCTCTTCTTGGAGTCCCTGAGATTGTCTTTTTTGAGTCTGAATTTTTCGATATCGCTGCTatcttctttactttttctttcatattgaGATCTTGGCTTGATTATAGCGTTTGTGTTAGTCTGATTGGGGATTATATGTAAGATGGTGGTCGAATTTGCACCGGAATTCTTGGTGTGTACAAATGATGTTGATTTGGGGCAGCATTATTTGGTTCTAGTTGTTTCTGCTATGATTGGGTTGTGGATGTTTTGTATGATCTATTTCGAAATTATTTCATCCTTTAGATGATCTTCCTtctgattttccttttcattttggtTCGAAACGGTTATGATTCATTTTGCGTCTTTGTCTttcgttcttctttttcactGCTTCTTCTTGTGGGAAGGACTCTTTTTTTGGTTCTGGAGATTGAGGCTTCTTTGGCTATCCGAAGTCATTATTTTGATTGGATAATTGGCAGTTCGTTCATCGTCGCTTGAGCCCTTatgggtttttctttttatttttcctactCTTTTTTGGCTCAGTTTTAAAACGTTAGAAAATTTTAGAATGAAAGCGTTGAGACCAGAAGCGACCTAAAGCCTCGAAAAAACCTATGGAGTTAGTCCAAAACCTGGCAGCTCAGTTTCGTAGGTTGGCATGATCTTGGCGCGATGTCTTCTTTAAATAAAAGGGAACAAAATGAACTTCAGTCGGAGCAAATTAAGGTAGTTTTAACTTAAAGCATATTTGGTTCAGTAAATCTAGTGAAATCGTCATCCGGTTCTATGAGTCCCTAGCCACGTCTAGTAAAAAAAGTAACTTAGCAGAAATGCATTCCAGTGCTAACTAActcctcaaaataaaacaagtaATAAAGAAATCATAAGTGTGTTGTACCCTTTTTCTTCCATCATTACTTTGTACAGCGGTTATCTTCATTCATGCAGCTTTCTTGATATAAGGTAGATCGTTTCAAGAGAGACTGTCTACAATTCGTACTTTTTATTGGTCTCtttgataaaaataaagagatttACGATGTTGAATATACTGTTGATGCATTTTGATGTCTAAACCATACATTCTCcagaaaaaataattgtttCTTTGTGGAAAATTTGATTTAGTTGGTATTTTGTAGATTTTGCACATGTACGCTATGCTTTCACTAGAATAGAAGAAAATTGGAAGTCCTTTTgtgctttcttttattttgccTTTCTGAATATTTGAAGGAATATTTTCTTCCTCATAATTTTGACTGTTCTGCAGGAAAGTCGAGCAGGTAGCTGAAGAAGTGGACTCTTTGAAGGATAGTTTGGAGAAATATGTGCTACGACATCAAAAGAGAATGTTGGAAGCTAAAGAACGAGCAGAGTTGCTTGAAAGAGCTGTAAGTTGTAATATCAATTATGTTAACTGTTATTATCTCAGTCAGGTTTGAGAATTGTATATTTTTGTAATATTTCAGTGGTTTGTCCTTT
Proteins encoded in this region:
- the LOC116250367 gene encoding uncharacterized protein LOC116250367 is translated as MYVTRPLSFYKRSASALSLPPPEGPHSGYLLIQGQDGQDYNRCSCFGMPRDTRYKSLPLPQDRVLTVRHFEHRGGHEIVVHTDETIFIPVPGQPLSSNLYYVVRADGERMGLVSTCSSEEDVCSCQCRCIKDVAPQRLDSRNRYQRMKVTNRSGSFVIGSAASDGIPPQFLRRAGWAMYKSELLPPFPKIPEAQGLNAALRSKLPKFDFDVSKKRSEPVVVGEWYCPFIFIREFGGLDHPKAQMEQSFLYRMSLEQQWEEIFSVEAATDQDQAESVAVGTVVAREEALIGGRAEIHEEWKVEDGMMVLRAKNVKEGLVGVGLSVEIAQKMVEDQRKGPSDVVDVRVDRVFQSRKKPWKRFGCYVLVERYVLRRMNGEVVLTYSFRHTNRIQPKWE
- the LOC116249565 gene encoding membrin-11-like translates to MADGGGTISEVYQASRRRLLRARGDVERVERAGGDVTSSEFVSSLRRELAEIGSMCGQMDRLWRSVAAKPQRDLWKRKVEQVAEEVDSLKDSLEKYVLRHQKRMLEAKERAELLERANGDSAHVMRVFDEEAQAMQSVRNSSNMIEEAYATGVAILSKYAEQRDRLKRAQRKALDILNTVGLSNTVLKLIEKRHRTDKRIAYGGMVATVIIVFMFYWWLRH